In Edaphobacter paludis, a single window of DNA contains:
- the glgA gene encoding glycogen synthase GlgA, which yields MHIVFAASECAPWAKTGGLGDVVNALPRTLVKLGHKVSVFIPYYRQVAKAMPHAAVILPSVTIPYPSYNRFVRILDGGVTDGVQMYFVDCPEFFDRESFYATPSGDYPDNAERFGLLSRAVIEASKVMGIPDVFHVHDWQTAMLAVLLRSTYYFDPVLRHVPAVLTIHNAGYQGRFSPQTMETLLLPWEMFTFDKLQQDDMVNFLKGGIVYCDALTTVSRTYAEEIKTAEFGNGLEGALQQRSGDLFGILNGVDYAEWDPAIDPNIAAHYTADNLAGKQECRRDLLHAFGLKDVRDETAVIGVVSRFATQKGFDFIVEIIDRLVQEDIILLILGNGEEYYERLLVEMAGRYPSKIRVQVKYDHVMAHKVEAGSDMFLMPSRYEPCGLNQIYSLKYGTVPVVRATGGLEDTIDEQPMSGGNGFKFWGYNSDALLDALQRALATFHDKEAWVRMMQRGMAENFSWDKPAQEYVRIYERVIQNRS from the coding sequence ATGCATATCGTATTTGCAGCATCGGAGTGTGCTCCCTGGGCCAAGACTGGCGGCCTCGGCGACGTGGTGAATGCACTGCCGCGGACGCTGGTGAAGCTGGGCCATAAGGTCAGCGTGTTCATACCGTACTACCGCCAGGTGGCAAAGGCGATGCCGCATGCTGCGGTAATTTTGCCCAGCGTGACGATTCCATATCCGTCCTACAACCGCTTTGTCCGAATCCTCGATGGGGGAGTAACGGACGGCGTGCAGATGTATTTTGTGGATTGTCCAGAGTTCTTCGACAGGGAGAGCTTTTATGCCACTCCATCGGGGGACTATCCGGACAATGCAGAGCGGTTTGGACTGCTCAGCCGCGCTGTAATCGAGGCATCGAAGGTGATGGGAATACCAGATGTCTTCCACGTGCATGACTGGCAGACGGCAATGCTGGCGGTGCTGTTGCGCTCGACCTACTACTTCGATCCTGTGCTGAGGCACGTTCCGGCGGTGCTGACGATCCACAATGCGGGCTATCAGGGACGGTTTTCGCCGCAGACGATGGAGACGCTGCTGCTTCCCTGGGAGATGTTTACCTTCGACAAACTCCAGCAAGACGATATGGTCAATTTTCTAAAAGGCGGCATCGTTTATTGCGATGCGCTGACGACGGTCAGCCGCACCTATGCGGAAGAGATTAAGACTGCGGAGTTCGGTAATGGTCTTGAGGGCGCACTGCAGCAGCGCAGCGGCGACCTGTTCGGCATTCTCAACGGCGTTGACTATGCGGAGTGGGATCCTGCTATCGATCCGAATATCGCTGCCCACTATACGGCCGATAATCTAGCAGGGAAGCAGGAGTGCCGACGAGATTTGCTGCATGCCTTTGGGCTGAAGGACGTGCGAGATGAGACGGCCGTGATCGGCGTGGTCTCTCGTTTCGCTACGCAAAAGGGTTTTGACTTTATCGTCGAGATCATTGACCGGCTGGTGCAGGAAGATATTATTTTATTGATACTCGGCAATGGTGAGGAGTATTACGAGCGTCTGCTGGTTGAAATGGCTGGGCGCTACCCGTCAAAAATACGAGTGCAGGTGAAGTACGACCATGTGATGGCGCATAAGGTCGAGGCGGGTTCGGACATGTTTCTAATGCCGTCGCGTTACGAGCCATGCGGCTTGAACCAGATCTACAGCTTGAAATATGGAACGGTCCCTGTGGTTCGCGCGACGGGCGGACTCGAAGATACGATTGATGAGCAGCCGATGAGTGGAGGAAACGGCTTCAAGTTCTGGGGATACAACTCGGACGCATTGCTCGATGCTCTTCAGCGTGCGCTCGCGACCTTCCACGACAAAGAGGCCTGGGTAAGGATGATGCAGCGCGGAATGGCCGAGAACTTCTCCTGGGACAAGCCAGCACAGGAATATGTTCGTATTTATGAACGGGTCATTCAAAATCGCAGCTAG
- the rsmA gene encoding 16S rRNA (adenine(1518)-N(6)/adenine(1519)-N(6))-dimethyltransferase RsmA: MHMKRKPKFGQNFLIDDTARHAIVGALGDLRNRTVIEIGPGHGSITEILADRCQRLIAIELDPALAAELTFRFRNQPQVEIVQLDVLKADVRALVPEGETADVIGNLPYYITSDILLKLFAAGSTGIIARAVLMMQREVADRVSAAPGIRDYGLLSATAQMNAQVEHLFTLPPSAFSPPPDVYSTVLRLQFAPRFAELGVDAVGFDAFLKQTFAQKRKTLQNNLRAAGYSAEQLAAVWPASIPPQARAESLPLGPMAELYKALRSSVDVV, from the coding sequence ATGCACATGAAACGCAAGCCCAAATTCGGCCAGAATTTCCTCATCGACGACACCGCGCGTCACGCCATCGTCGGTGCGCTCGGCGACCTTCGCAACCGAACCGTCATCGAAATCGGTCCCGGCCATGGCTCCATCACCGAAATACTGGCAGACCGCTGTCAACGCCTCATCGCGATTGAACTCGACCCTGCACTCGCCGCGGAGTTGACCTTTCGCTTCCGCAACCAGCCACAGGTAGAAATCGTCCAGCTCGACGTTCTCAAAGCCGACGTCCGTGCCCTCGTGCCTGAAGGCGAAACCGCGGACGTCATAGGAAATCTTCCCTACTACATTACGTCGGACATCCTGCTGAAGCTCTTCGCCGCAGGGAGCACCGGCATCATAGCCCGCGCTGTTCTGATGATGCAGCGCGAGGTTGCCGACCGTGTCTCCGCCGCGCCGGGCATCCGCGACTACGGCCTGCTCTCCGCTACCGCGCAGATGAACGCGCAGGTCGAACATCTCTTCACGCTTCCCCCATCAGCATTTTCACCACCGCCCGACGTCTATTCCACCGTACTGCGGCTCCAGTTTGCACCCCGGTTCGCCGAACTCGGCGTGGATGCGGTAGGCTTCGACGCCTTCCTCAAGCAGACCTTCGCCCAGAAGCGTAAGACCCTCCAGAACAATCTCCGCGCCGCCGGATACTCGGCCGAACAGCTTGCCGCAGTATGGCCTGCGAGCATCCCGCCGCAAGCCCGCGCAGAGTCCTTGCCATTGGGGCCAATGGCAGAGCTATATAAGGCGCTCCGATCCAGCGTGGATGTAGTTTAG
- a CDS encoding DUF6600 domain-containing protein: MRDGAWVQRRYMGWAVVALLCLLFAGWTREARAQDRSNAPGRAARLSFLQGNVTIDHVDNTGSDPAQINMPLAQGVRVTTGQDGQAEIEFEDGSLVRLTPNSSLDLTALTADSNSNLTTDLTLDHGLIYAELRAAAKFVYSVNAVGAQVSPVVNATVRIVMDQPPVVVSVLDGTAQVSSGDSTDGEGYRTNVNAGETLTGDPADTGRYSLQKEIAENSWDKWNTDRDAAALNEAANQTAARNDYAGGAGYGWSDLDANGSWYDVPGEGEVWQPSVAMYPGFDPYGYGSWVWYPGRGYVWASAYAWGWTPYRCGNWSYWDDFGWGWLPGSNCGFIGWGFGDGYLINIVRPPRGYRFRPIPVHSTGGTHPIRVGHPLAIPAQVHPMHQGPRTIAGRTVEPLRPVQGATALRGASPLGASLRRDFPVDRASRRPELGNGASPQHGVPARAARPGVMRPARPMDFRDGTGGREAPVRPQPSTEQRQVHPQQETRPPAPQQQQPRYSQPSQPHYSPPPQPHYSSPPPASHSTESQPAASHK, translated from the coding sequence ATGAGAGACGGTGCCTGGGTGCAGAGACGGTATATGGGTTGGGCGGTAGTAGCGCTACTATGCCTCCTATTTGCGGGATGGACCAGAGAGGCGCGCGCGCAGGATAGGTCGAATGCGCCCGGACGCGCGGCGAGGCTGAGCTTTCTTCAAGGCAATGTCACCATCGACCACGTCGATAATACGGGGAGCGACCCGGCGCAGATCAATATGCCGCTGGCGCAGGGGGTTCGGGTAACGACGGGCCAGGATGGCCAGGCCGAGATTGAGTTCGAGGATGGCAGCCTGGTGCGATTGACGCCGAATAGCTCGCTGGATTTGACGGCCCTGACTGCGGATTCGAACAGCAATCTGACCACCGACCTTACCCTGGACCACGGGCTGATTTATGCCGAGCTGCGTGCTGCGGCGAAGTTTGTCTACAGCGTGAATGCGGTCGGTGCGCAGGTTTCGCCGGTGGTAAATGCGACGGTCCGCATTGTGATGGACCAGCCGCCTGTCGTGGTGTCGGTGCTGGATGGAACGGCACAGGTGTCGAGCGGGGATTCGACGGATGGCGAGGGTTACAGGACCAATGTGAATGCGGGGGAGACGTTGACGGGTGACCCTGCCGATACCGGACGCTACTCGCTTCAAAAGGAGATTGCGGAGAACTCGTGGGACAAGTGGAACACTGATCGCGATGCGGCCGCGTTGAATGAGGCTGCGAACCAGACCGCTGCGCGTAATGATTATGCCGGAGGGGCGGGCTATGGGTGGTCCGATCTGGATGCCAATGGGAGTTGGTACGACGTTCCGGGCGAGGGCGAGGTGTGGCAGCCGAGTGTAGCGATGTATCCCGGTTTTGATCCATATGGATACGGAAGTTGGGTGTGGTATCCGGGGCGCGGGTATGTGTGGGCTTCGGCGTATGCGTGGGGCTGGACGCCGTATCGCTGCGGCAACTGGTCGTATTGGGATGACTTTGGCTGGGGATGGTTGCCGGGAAGCAATTGCGGCTTTATCGGCTGGGGCTTTGGCGACGGTTATCTGATCAATATCGTGCGTCCGCCCCGTGGCTACAGGTTCAGGCCAATACCGGTGCATAGTACGGGCGGGACCCATCCCATACGGGTGGGCCACCCCCTGGCGATCCCAGCGCAGGTTCACCCGATGCACCAGGGGCCGCGCACAATCGCCGGGCGTACAGTTGAGCCTTTGCGGCCAGTGCAGGGCGCTACCGCTCTCCGGGGAGCTAGCCCACTGGGCGCATCGCTGCGGCGGGACTTTCCCGTGGACCGGGCGAGTCGTCGGCCGGAGCTGGGCAACGGAGCCTCGCCTCAGCATGGAGTTCCGGCCAGGGCAGCGCGTCCCGGGGTGATGCGTCCGGCGAGGCCAATGGATTTTCGAGACGGCACCGGGGGAAGGGAAGCGCCGGTGCGGCCTCAGCCGTCAACAGAGCAACGGCAGGTTCATCCGCAGCAGGAGACGAGACCACCTGCGCCGCAACAGCAGCAGCCGCGGTACTCGCAGCCATCACAGCCTCATTATTCTCCGCCTCCTCAGCCACACTACTCTTCGCCACCGCCTGCATCGCATTCGACAGAGAGTCAGCCGGCCGCTTCACATAAATAG
- the ruvC gene encoding crossover junction endodeoxyribonuclease RuvC, giving the protein MRVFGIDCGTEFTGYGVVEVDCDARMPKLIHLAAGTIRLSKKEKTPLRLMQVYTELVGLMTLHQPEIVAIEEVFFSANAKSALKLGQVRGVAILAAATCGLPVAEYAPLSIKSSVVGYGLAAKEQVQFMVKRLLEIDYELDSADAADALAIAICHIHTAQTLLLQGVR; this is encoded by the coding sequence ATGCGCGTGTTTGGGATCGATTGCGGCACGGAGTTTACTGGCTATGGTGTCGTGGAGGTAGATTGCGACGCACGGATGCCCAAGCTGATTCATCTTGCCGCCGGAACCATTCGGCTGAGCAAGAAAGAGAAGACGCCGCTGCGTCTGATGCAGGTGTATACCGAGCTGGTCGGCCTGATGACGTTGCATCAACCAGAGATTGTCGCCATTGAAGAGGTATTTTTCTCGGCCAATGCGAAGTCGGCGTTGAAGCTGGGACAGGTGAGGGGAGTGGCGATTCTGGCCGCCGCTACCTGCGGGCTGCCGGTCGCCGAGTATGCTCCGCTCTCAATTAAAAGTTCGGTGGTGGGTTATGGACTGGCGGCGAAGGAGCAGGTGCAGTTTATGGTGAAGCGGCTGCTTGAGATCGACTATGAACTCGACTCTGCGGATGCGGCGGATGCGCTGGCGATTGCCATCTGCCACATCCATACAGCTCAGACGCTTTTGTTGCAGGGAGTACGGTGA
- a CDS encoding Rrf2 family transcriptional regulator, with protein sequence MAQNARFALSLRVLTVLAGEPDAMHTSAAIAETLNESAVMVRRTFLLLREAGLIVQRKGPNGGAKLKVAIKQIGLGDVFNATAGEWLAVEDKALAGLMKKVRDDAVAAMNEHSLSGVVKRLKKS encoded by the coding sequence ATGGCACAAAATGCGCGATTTGCTTTGAGTTTGCGGGTTCTGACGGTGCTGGCGGGTGAGCCGGATGCGATGCATACCTCGGCTGCGATTGCGGAGACTCTGAACGAGAGCGCGGTGATGGTGCGGCGGACTTTTCTGCTGCTGCGTGAGGCCGGACTGATTGTGCAGCGGAAGGGGCCGAACGGCGGGGCGAAGCTGAAGGTTGCGATCAAGCAGATCGGCTTGGGCGATGTGTTCAACGCAACAGCCGGGGAGTGGCTGGCGGTAGAGGACAAGGCGCTGGCTGGACTGATGAAAAAGGTCCGGGATGATGCGGTGGCAGCCATGAATGAACATTCGCTGTCCGGGGTCGTGAAGCGGCTGAAAAAGAGTTGA
- a CDS encoding TIGR00282 family metallophosphoesterase codes for MNILFVGDVFGSPGRHIVREHLPHVVETNSVDLLVINGENAAGGFGITPSIAEELFDLGAHVITTGNHIWDKKEIFEYMAVPADSHSRNRRIIRPANYAAATPGFGVYEGELGNGQSYAVLNLQGRVFMSSCDDPFRKADELLSKITAKVILLDLHAETTSEKVAMGWYLDGRVTAVLGTHTHIPTADERILPGGTAYQTDVGMSGPYDSVIGVEKELVLNRFLTGMPGKFEAAKGNPKMCATLIVCDGATGRAQRIQRIMLGE; via the coding sequence GTGAATATTCTTTTTGTCGGGGACGTCTTCGGCTCCCCCGGCCGCCACATCGTCCGCGAACACCTGCCCCACGTCGTCGAAACCAACTCCGTTGATCTGCTCGTCATCAACGGCGAAAACGCTGCCGGAGGCTTCGGCATTACGCCTTCCATCGCCGAAGAGCTCTTCGACCTCGGCGCGCACGTGATCACCACCGGAAACCACATCTGGGATAAGAAGGAGATCTTCGAGTACATGGCTGTGCCAGCCGACTCGCACTCCCGCAACCGCCGCATCATACGTCCGGCCAACTACGCCGCGGCAACGCCCGGCTTCGGTGTCTATGAAGGCGAATTAGGGAACGGCCAAAGCTACGCCGTTCTGAACCTGCAGGGGCGCGTCTTCATGTCGTCCTGCGACGATCCCTTTCGCAAAGCCGACGAACTCCTCTCGAAGATCACCGCCAAGGTCATCCTGCTAGACCTCCATGCGGAGACCACGAGCGAAAAGGTAGCGATGGGCTGGTATCTCGATGGCCGCGTCACCGCCGTCCTTGGCACGCACACGCACATTCCCACAGCAGACGAACGCATCCTGCCTGGTGGCACCGCTTATCAAACTGATGTGGGTATGTCCGGCCCCTACGACTCCGTCATCGGCGTCGAGAAAGAACTCGTTCTCAACCGCTTTCTCACCGGAATGCCGGGCAAATTCGAAGCCGCAAAGGGAAACCCGAAGATGTGCGCCACCCTCATCGTGTGCGACGGAGCCACCGGACGGGCTCAACGCATTCAGCGCATCATGCTCGGAGAATAG
- a CDS encoding NADH-quinone oxidoreductase subunit N, with the protein MSPNIIALLPEYILTIVGVLIMLAEPLLPPAASRKPLGWLAILGTVAAGVASWYQLHLGVLTAFSNSIQIDSFSIFFHLLISAIVLVTLLISLDYFEGSTRHSGEYFALVAFSAVGMMLMTCATELLVIFVGLEISSIATYIMCGFRKGHATGAESSIKYFLLGSFATAFFLYGIALAFGATGSTSIAAIAQGLATTTTPRLAFLALAMILIGLGFKVSAAPFHVWTPDVYQGAPSPVVGFMSTAPKAAAFAVLLRITFSAFGPMQHRWAILMWILAALSMTIGNLGALLQRDVKRMLAYSSIAHAGYILVAFTAFQSDGIAAACFYTATYAAMQVGAFAVITQVTGYNEQIRTTDDYTGLGLRRPILAAFLALFLISLIGIPFTGGFFGKFYVFSAAIHASNVWLAVIGLLNSGVACFYYLRLLVALYARPVTETAQPAKGRTLSVPAGIGLTLAAAATLVLGILPGHFLNLAQRASASTQPVSAPVAATIPPSTR; encoded by the coding sequence ATGTCCCCTAATATCATTGCTCTCCTGCCTGAGTACATCCTTACCATCGTCGGCGTTCTTATCATGCTCGCCGAACCTCTGCTGCCGCCTGCCGCGAGCCGCAAGCCGCTCGGTTGGCTGGCTATTCTCGGTACGGTTGCTGCTGGCGTTGCAAGCTGGTACCAGCTTCATCTCGGCGTTCTGACTGCTTTCTCCAACTCCATCCAGATCGACAGCTTCTCCATCTTCTTCCATCTGCTGATCTCAGCCATTGTTCTGGTCACACTGCTCATCTCGCTGGACTACTTCGAAGGCAGCACACGCCACTCCGGCGAATACTTCGCTCTCGTCGCGTTCAGCGCCGTCGGCATGATGCTGATGACCTGCGCGACTGAACTGCTCGTCATCTTCGTCGGCCTCGAAATCTCCTCCATCGCGACCTACATCATGTGTGGCTTCCGCAAAGGCCACGCAACCGGTGCCGAGTCGTCCATCAAGTACTTCCTGCTCGGCTCCTTTGCGACTGCCTTCTTCCTTTACGGCATTGCACTGGCCTTCGGAGCTACCGGTTCCACCAGCATCGCGGCAATCGCGCAGGGCCTTGCAACGACGACCACTCCGCGCCTCGCCTTCCTTGCGCTTGCGATGATCCTGATCGGCCTCGGCTTCAAGGTCTCGGCCGCGCCGTTCCACGTCTGGACGCCCGATGTCTATCAGGGAGCGCCGTCACCTGTGGTTGGCTTCATGTCCACCGCGCCCAAGGCTGCGGCCTTCGCCGTCCTGCTGCGCATTACTTTCTCCGCCTTTGGGCCGATGCAGCATCGCTGGGCCATTCTGATGTGGATACTCGCCGCGCTGTCGATGACCATCGGCAATCTCGGCGCTTTGCTTCAACGTGATGTCAAGCGGATGCTGGCCTACTCCAGCATCGCCCACGCCGGATATATCCTCGTCGCCTTCACTGCATTTCAGTCCGATGGCATCGCCGCTGCCTGCTTCTACACCGCGACCTACGCCGCCATGCAGGTCGGGGCCTTCGCTGTCATCACCCAGGTCACCGGTTACAACGAGCAGATCCGCACGACGGACGATTACACCGGCCTCGGGCTCAGACGTCCGATCCTTGCAGCGTTCCTCGCGCTCTTCCTGATCTCGCTGATTGGCATTCCCTTTACCGGCGGCTTCTTCGGCAAGTTCTACGTCTTCTCTGCTGCCATTCACGCCAGCAACGTCTGGCTCGCGGTCATCGGCCTTCTGAATAGCGGCGTTGCCTGCTTCTACTACCTTCGTCTCCTGGTTGCCCTTTACGCGCGCCCGGTAACAGAGACCGCTCAGCCTGCCAAGGGCCGCACTCTGAGCGTTCCTGCCGGCATCGGGCTCACTCTTGCCGCTGCGGCGACGCTGGTGCTCGGAATCCTGCCGGGACACTTCCTGAACTTGGCTCAACGCGCCAGTGCCAGCACTCAGCCAGTCTCTGCTCCTGTAGCTGCTACGATTCCACCATCGACGCGGTAA
- a CDS encoding NADH-quinone oxidoreductase subunit M, giving the protein MNIDHSILTILILVPLAGAVLLALLPDKGKLMQWGALAVTLVTFLLTLHLPFHYDYGAASGTFQFATDVPWIASPAIRYHLGVDGLSMWLVVLTGLLAPLGVLVSWRTIDTRKKTFYVLFLLQQVAMLGVFVSLDLLLYYSFWELSLIPMTILIATFGRTENRRRAAIKFFLYAFIPSAILLVGILWLYVKTGTFDLPQLAQLAATHSISNNSAALWLCSLAFLVAFAVKVPVFPLHGWLSDAISEAPTAAVMVLAGKLGLYSILRFSFGIFPEQSHRIAPLMLALGAIGIVYGALLALVQKDLKRLAAYATLSALAFIILGVFSFTISGLDGGIFHILSESLSGAAFFMLLGILYERYGTYDMREYGGLAAKLPWMVTMFVITTLSLVGLPMLNGFVGEFLILSGSMQSTIAQHTAWTVLATTGVILSASYMLWMIQRIFYGNLGIKSENVKGWDLDAREHLAMWPLVILFLVMGVASPIWLRVIDAAGTRIAATQSSSANTEARALQTPPHVQIMTASAHTEAK; this is encoded by the coding sequence ATGAACATAGACCACTCCATTCTGACCATCCTCATCCTCGTCCCGCTCGCTGGCGCGGTCCTGCTCGCGCTGCTGCCGGACAAGGGAAAGCTGATGCAGTGGGGCGCCCTCGCCGTCACCCTCGTCACCTTCCTGCTTACATTGCACCTTCCGTTCCACTACGACTACGGCGCCGCATCCGGTACCTTCCAGTTTGCAACGGACGTTCCGTGGATTGCTTCTCCCGCTATCCGCTACCACCTTGGTGTCGATGGCCTGTCGATGTGGCTGGTTGTGCTCACCGGCCTCCTCGCTCCGCTTGGCGTGCTGGTCTCGTGGCGCACTATCGATACGCGCAAGAAGACCTTCTATGTTCTCTTCCTGCTCCAGCAGGTGGCGATGCTCGGAGTCTTTGTTTCGCTTGACCTGCTCCTCTACTACTCTTTCTGGGAACTCTCGCTGATTCCCATGACCATCCTGATCGCCACCTTCGGCCGCACCGAAAACCGCCGTCGCGCCGCGATCAAGTTCTTCCTCTACGCCTTCATCCCCTCCGCAATTCTGCTGGTCGGCATCCTCTGGCTCTACGTCAAGACCGGCACGTTCGATCTGCCGCAGCTTGCACAACTGGCCGCCACGCACAGCATCTCCAATAACTCCGCGGCCCTCTGGCTCTGCTCGCTGGCCTTCCTGGTCGCCTTCGCTGTCAAAGTCCCCGTCTTCCCGCTACATGGCTGGCTCTCCGACGCCATCTCCGAAGCGCCGACGGCTGCCGTGATGGTGCTCGCCGGAAAGCTGGGCCTGTACTCGATCCTGCGCTTCTCCTTCGGCATCTTCCCTGAGCAGTCGCACCGCATCGCCCCACTGATGCTTGCGCTCGGGGCCATCGGTATTGTCTACGGAGCGTTGCTTGCCCTCGTCCAGAAGGACCTGAAACGGCTCGCGGCATATGCCACGCTCAGCGCGCTTGCCTTCATCATTCTTGGCGTCTTCAGCTTCACCATCTCCGGTCTCGATGGCGGCATCTTCCATATCCTTAGTGAGAGTCTTTCCGGCGCCGCGTTCTTCATGCTGCTCGGCATCCTCTACGAGCGCTACGGCACCTACGATATGCGCGAGTACGGCGGCCTTGCCGCCAAGCTGCCCTGGATGGTGACGATGTTCGTCATCACCACGCTCTCGCTCGTGGGCCTGCCTATGCTCAATGGCTTTGTCGGCGAGTTCCTCATCCTCTCCGGCTCCATGCAGTCCACCATCGCGCAACACACCGCATGGACGGTCCTTGCCACCACCGGCGTCATCCTTAGCGCGTCGTATATGCTCTGGATGATCCAACGCATCTTCTACGGCAACCTCGGCATCAAGTCCGAAAACGTAAAGGGTTGGGACCTCGATGCCCGAGAGCATCTCGCGATGTGGCCTCTGGTCATCCTCTTCCTCGTCATGGGAGTAGCCTCTCCCATCTGGCTTCGCGTCATCGACGCCGCCGGGACCCGCATTGCCGCCACACAGTCTTCCTCGGCAAACACTGAAGCCCGGGCCCTGCAAACCCCACCCCACGTCCAAATCATGACGGCCTCGGCCCACACGGAGGCCAAATAA
- the nuoL gene encoding NADH-quinone oxidoreductase subunit L, with the protein MSPQTSMTPAYYLWLIPLLPFVGFLINGTLGRKLPRAAVTAVALFFTAIPAGIVAWLWSVMTATNAPEAIHAVSRPWIAISGFQVNFDFTVDHLTLIMLGVVTGVGFLIHLYSAGYMAHEEGYWRFFAYLNLFMFFMSVLVLASSFLLLFVGWEGVGLASYLLIGFYFKKDSASDAGKKAFIVNRIGDFGFLLAMFLLVAHFGNLNFTDIFSTITQHPEWHGGFLTAIALLLVVGATGKSAQIPLYIWLPDAMEGPTPVSALIHAATMVTAGIYMVARCHTLFDRSATALIVVAIIGAATAIVAASIGMVQHDIKRVLAYSTVSQLGYMFLACGVGAYAAGIFHLLTHAFFKALLFLAAGSVIHALSGEQDMRNMGGLRKRIPITFWTMTSGVFAIAGIWPFAGFFSKDEILYQTFISDNPIAKLLWLVGLVTAGMTSFYMFRLWFKTFFGEERFEEAAHDAHSHESHDSHAHGVHESPWVMLLPLVILGILSLVGGWGHVAFGNFLDPVFGSGAVAEVATTASHSLELTLAAVSLIVVAIGFFFAWLFYYKKPGTAAALALKVKPIYSLLENKYWVDEIYGAVIVTPLLMFTRLILGGLVDTGLVNGSGALAGATTRGLSTLTRRVQSGNIRSYAGWLALGAAAILVVMIFGRSLWVH; encoded by the coding sequence ATGAGCCCTCAGACCTCCATGACGCCTGCCTATTACCTCTGGCTGATCCCGCTGCTACCCTTTGTTGGCTTCCTTATCAATGGGACGCTTGGCCGCAAGCTGCCCCGCGCTGCCGTCACTGCTGTCGCGTTGTTCTTCACCGCCATTCCTGCCGGCATCGTTGCTTGGCTGTGGTCGGTCATGACTGCCACCAATGCTCCAGAGGCGATCCATGCCGTCAGTCGTCCGTGGATAGCGATCTCAGGCTTTCAGGTCAACTTTGACTTCACCGTCGACCACCTGACGCTGATCATGCTCGGCGTTGTCACCGGTGTCGGCTTCCTCATCCACCTCTACTCTGCTGGATACATGGCGCACGAAGAGGGGTACTGGCGCTTCTTCGCCTACCTCAACCTCTTCATGTTCTTCATGTCCGTCCTCGTGCTGGCCAGCAGCTTCCTCCTGCTCTTCGTCGGATGGGAGGGCGTAGGCCTTGCCTCGTACCTGCTCATCGGCTTCTACTTCAAGAAAGACTCTGCCTCAGACGCTGGTAAAAAAGCTTTCATCGTCAACCGCATCGGTGACTTCGGCTTTCTGCTTGCGATGTTTCTTCTGGTCGCCCACTTCGGCAACCTCAACTTCACCGATATCTTCAGTACCATCACGCAGCATCCCGAGTGGCATGGCGGCTTCCTGACCGCTATCGCACTTCTGCTTGTAGTTGGAGCCACCGGAAAGTCCGCGCAGATCCCTCTCTACATCTGGCTACCCGACGCGATGGAAGGCCCCACCCCTGTCTCCGCCCTCATCCATGCCGCGACGATGGTCACGGCAGGCATCTACATGGTCGCTCGCTGCCATACGCTGTTTGATCGCTCGGCCACGGCGCTGATTGTAGTAGCCATCATCGGTGCGGCCACCGCGATCGTAGCCGCCTCCATCGGCATGGTGCAGCACGATATCAAACGCGTTCTCGCCTACTCCACCGTCTCGCAACTCGGCTACATGTTCCTCGCCTGCGGAGTCGGAGCCTACGCCGCCGGAATCTTCCACCTGCTCACGCACGCCTTCTTTAAGGCGCTGCTCTTCCTCGCCGCCGGGTCCGTCATCCACGCTCTCTCGGGTGAACAGGACATGCGCAACATGGGTGGATTGCGCAAGCGCATCCCCATCACCTTCTGGACCATGACCTCGGGCGTCTTCGCCATCGCCGGAATCTGGCCATTCGCGGGTTTCTTCTCGAAGGACGAGATTCTCTATCAGACCTTTATCTCGGATAATCCCATCGCCAAGCTGCTGTGGCTCGTCGGCCTCGTCACGGCAGGCATGACGTCCTTCTACATGTTCCGCCTCTGGTTCAAGACCTTCTTCGGCGAAGAACGATTTGAAGAAGCCGCGCACGATGCGCACAGCCACGAGAGCCATGATTCCCACGCCCACGGCGTCCACGAATCGCCATGGGTCATGCTGCTTCCACTGGTGATCCTTGGCATTCTCTCCCTCGTCGGTGGCTGGGGACACGTTGCGTTCGGCAACTTCCTCGATCCCGTCTTCGGAAGCGGAGCCGTCGCAGAAGTCGCCACCACCGCAAGCCACAGCCTCGAACTTACGCTGGCCGCTGTCTCTCTGATTGTGGTGGCCATCGGCTTCTTCTTCGCGTGGCTCTTCTATTACAAAAAACCCGGCACCGCCGCTGCACTCGCGCTCAAGGTCAAGCCGATCTATTCACTGCTTGAAAACAAGTATTGGGTAGACGAGATCTACGGCGCCGTCATCGTCACGCCGCTGCTTATGTTCACACGCCTCATCTTGGGCGGCCTCGTCGATACTGGACTGGTCAACGGCTCCGGTGCTCTCGCTGGAGCTACTACCCGGGGCCTCAGCACACTTACCCGCCGGGTCCAATCCGGTAACATTCGCTCCTATGCCGGATGGCTTGCGCTCGGCGCTGCCGCCATCCTTGTCGTCATGATCTTCGGACGCTCGCTCTGGGTGCACTAA